Proteins encoded in a region of the Paenibacillus sp. W2I17 genome:
- a CDS encoding zf-HC2 domain-containing protein, whose protein sequence is MDCNSAVSLMHECLDESLSPAQKVELKSHLVICPDCRMRFKELEQTEMLLFAMKHYSPSASDELTNRIMNALPQPKRQQAWLKWVKGHPALTAAAFFLVVMLFSALNFWNQNNEMVVKGNNLDQIVIQGNTVIVPEGKSIAGDLTIENGTAQVYGDVNGNLTVIDGQLFQASTAHISGQVKSIDQALDWFWYKITNMVNEVAYR, encoded by the coding sequence ATGGATTGCAACTCGGCCGTCTCTTTAATGCATGAATGTTTGGATGAGTCGTTGTCCCCGGCCCAGAAGGTTGAACTGAAAAGTCACCTTGTGATCTGTCCGGATTGTCGCATGCGCTTTAAAGAGTTGGAACAGACGGAAATGTTACTCTTTGCCATGAAACACTATTCACCGTCTGCCTCTGATGAGCTGACCAATCGAATTATGAATGCTCTGCCCCAGCCCAAGAGACAGCAAGCATGGCTCAAATGGGTCAAAGGACATCCCGCGCTGACGGCGGCAGCCTTCTTTTTGGTCGTGATGCTCTTTAGCGCCTTGAATTTCTGGAATCAGAATAACGAAATGGTTGTTAAGGGAAATAATCTGGACCAGATCGTGATTCAGGGTAACACGGTTATTGTTCCTGAAGGTAAGTCAATTGCTGGCGATCTTACGATAGAAAATGGAACCGCACAAGTATATGGTGATGTGAACGGCAATCTGACGGTTATCGACGGACAACTGTTTCAGGCTTCAACGGCGCATATTTCAGGTCAGGTGAAAAGTATTGATCAGGCGCTGGACTGGTTCTGGTACAAAATAACCAATATGGTAAATGAAGTGGCTTATCGCTAG
- the glmM gene encoding phosphoglucosamine mutase produces the protein MGKYFGTDGVRGVANKELTAELAYSIGRCGGYVLAGGVERPKVVIGMDTRISGLMLESALVAGLLSIGADVIRLGVVSTPGVAYIARLLKADAGVMISASHNPVEDNGIKFFGGDGFKLSDETENRIEELMDAETDQLPRPVGGGLGTVTTDEESRYRYLDFLKTTVNESFSGLKIVLDCANGAAYELAPKLFSELGAEVIAIGAEPNGLNINEQCGSTHPENLKQEVLKHKADLGLAFDGDADRLIAIDETGAEVDGDFILCICGDAMNRAGKLKDSTVVSTVMSNIGFYKATEKLALKTAKTAVGDRYVMEEMRRGGYNLGGEQSGHVIFLDYNTTGDGMLTAIQLVDTLKASGKKLSELKALMTQYPQVLVNVRVEDKSKYEGNAAIEQAIATVEQQLGDNGRVLVRASGTESLIRVMAEGPDKDELEQFVSQIADVVQKELV, from the coding sequence ATGGGGAAATATTTTGGTACAGACGGTGTAAGAGGGGTTGCCAATAAAGAGTTAACGGCAGAGCTGGCTTATAGCATTGGACGTTGTGGTGGTTACGTGCTTGCAGGTGGTGTGGAAAGACCAAAAGTGGTTATCGGCATGGATACTCGTATCTCGGGATTGATGTTGGAATCCGCACTGGTTGCAGGTCTGTTGTCCATTGGCGCTGATGTGATCCGTCTGGGCGTAGTATCCACTCCGGGAGTGGCGTATATTGCACGTTTGTTGAAAGCTGACGCGGGCGTGATGATCTCCGCTTCCCACAATCCGGTTGAGGATAACGGAATCAAGTTCTTTGGTGGAGATGGCTTCAAGCTGTCTGATGAAACAGAGAACCGGATTGAAGAACTGATGGATGCGGAGACAGATCAATTGCCACGGCCAGTTGGTGGCGGGCTGGGTACTGTAACGACAGATGAAGAATCCCGTTATCGTTACCTTGATTTCCTGAAAACGACTGTAAATGAATCGTTCTCTGGACTTAAAATTGTTTTGGACTGTGCAAACGGAGCAGCTTATGAGCTGGCACCGAAATTGTTCAGTGAACTAGGTGCAGAAGTCATTGCCATTGGCGCTGAGCCTAACGGCCTGAATATTAATGAGCAATGTGGATCAACTCATCCAGAGAACCTGAAACAAGAAGTGCTTAAACATAAAGCAGATCTGGGTCTTGCTTTTGACGGGGATGCAGATCGTCTGATTGCTATTGATGAGACAGGCGCTGAAGTAGATGGAGACTTCATTCTGTGTATCTGCGGTGATGCAATGAATCGTGCAGGCAAGTTGAAGGACAGTACTGTTGTATCGACCGTTATGAGTAACATCGGATTCTACAAAGCAACGGAGAAACTTGCACTGAAAACAGCTAAAACAGCAGTAGGTGACCGTTATGTGATGGAGGAAATGCGTCGCGGCGGTTACAACTTGGGTGGAGAGCAATCTGGCCATGTTATTTTCCTGGATTACAATACAACTGGAGACGGTATGCTGACTGCGATTCAACTCGTGGATACGCTCAAGGCTTCCGGTAAAAAACTGAGTGAACTAAAAGCGCTAATGACCCAGTACCCACAAGTATTGGTGAATGTGCGAGTTGAAGATAAGAGCAAATACGAGGGCAATGCTGCAATCGAGCAAGCTATTGCTACAGTAGAACAACAACTCGGCGATAATGGACGTGTACTCGTTCGTGCTTCAGGTACTGAATCTCTGATCCGTGTTATGGCGGAAGGACCAGATAAAGACGAACTTGAACAATTTGTGTCTCAAATCGCAGATGTAGTGCAAAAAGAACTGGTATAG
- the cdaA gene encoding diadenylate cyclase CdaA has protein sequence MNYFADLTWTESIKDVIDILIVTYIMYKLILLVRGTRAVQLLKGILFLVLIWALSTWLNLYTLKWLMNQMFTFGVVAVFIIFQPELRRGLEQLGRGKLFGRSAAASDEELTVLIGEIIKSVNYLSRRKIGALVVFERETGLNDYTESGIKMQSLVSSELMINIFIPNTPLHDGAVIIQGKQISAAACYLPLSENPFISKELGTRHRAAIGITEVADAICLVVSEETGQVSLAMNGQVVRDIKEESLIAKLYEELRPTSNLKKNGWTTFWKRKGGRNNG, from the coding sequence ATGAATTATTTTGCTGACTTAACGTGGACAGAGTCCATTAAGGACGTTATCGATATATTGATCGTTACCTATATTATGTACAAACTGATTTTGCTTGTGCGGGGGACACGTGCGGTTCAGCTCCTGAAAGGGATTCTGTTCCTTGTGCTGATCTGGGCATTAAGTACGTGGCTAAACCTGTATACGCTCAAATGGTTAATGAACCAGATGTTTACGTTTGGTGTCGTTGCGGTGTTCATTATCTTTCAGCCGGAACTGCGTCGTGGTCTGGAGCAATTGGGACGCGGTAAGCTGTTTGGACGTTCAGCGGCAGCGAGTGATGAAGAATTAACCGTGTTAATTGGTGAGATTATTAAGTCAGTTAATTATTTGTCACGGCGTAAAATTGGCGCTTTGGTCGTATTTGAACGTGAAACAGGTCTGAACGATTACACGGAATCGGGCATTAAGATGCAATCTCTGGTCAGCTCGGAGCTGATGATTAATATCTTTATTCCAAATACACCGCTCCATGATGGAGCCGTTATTATACAGGGTAAACAGATTTCGGCGGCAGCTTGTTATTTGCCATTATCAGAGAATCCTTTTATCAGTAAGGAATTGGGAACACGTCACCGTGCAGCAATCGGGATTACCGAAGTTGCAGATGCGATCTGTTTGGTTGTCTCCGAGGAGACAGGACAGGTGTCACTTGCAATGAATGGACAGGTCGTTCGTGATATTAAGGAAGAATCGCTGATTGCCAAACTGTATGAGGAGTTGCGCCCTACATCCAATCTGAAAAAGAATGGCTGGACAACCTTCTGGAAACGGAAGGGAGGACGTAACAATGGATAA
- a CDS encoding WGxxGxxG family protein produces MMKKGTTIIASVLLVAAMAGPAAADGQMSKGMDTNTNGSRVRSYQDTNYMDRTNTNLNMDGNYRNNGDYRTNNVRANATTNDRDNDMDWGWLGLLGLLGLAGMRKRVTDHNER; encoded by the coding sequence ATGATGAAGAAAGGTACAACAATTATTGCTTCCGTGCTTCTGGTAGCCGCGATGGCTGGCCCTGCTGCTGCTGATGGTCAAATGTCCAAAGGAATGGATACCAACACCAATGGCTCACGTGTCCGGTCTTATCAGGACACCAACTACATGGATCGCACAAATACCAACCTGAATATGGATGGAAACTACCGCAACAATGGTGACTATCGTACCAACAATGTTCGGGCGAACGCCACAACAAACGACCGTGACAACGACATGGATTGGGGCTGGCTCGGTTTGCTGGGACTGCTTGGATTAGCTGGCATGCGTAAAAGAGTGACGGACCACAACGAACGTTAA
- the sigW gene encoding RNA polymerase sigma factor SigW, which translates to MDNLENRLVKLVLKGDQRAFAEIVELYKDKLFHLAYRMLNNRHEAEDVVQETFLRVFRNMEKYDPNQKFSTWIYRIATNLCIDRLRRKKPSYSLDAELNDQEGSDGYAMLPSDDRTPESEALLSETQTLIREAIDSLPAKYKSVMILRYLQDLSLQEISDVTGMPVTTIKTRVHRGRDFLRKKLEYKL; encoded by the coding sequence GTGGACAATTTGGAGAACAGGCTTGTGAAACTGGTGCTCAAGGGCGACCAGAGAGCCTTTGCAGAAATCGTTGAACTATATAAGGACAAGCTATTTCATTTGGCATATCGGATGCTGAACAATCGTCATGAAGCTGAAGACGTTGTGCAGGAGACGTTTTTGCGTGTGTTTCGTAATATGGAGAAGTACGATCCGAACCAGAAGTTCTCAACCTGGATCTACCGGATCGCGACGAATCTGTGTATTGACCGACTGCGTAGAAAGAAACCTTCATACTCTTTGGATGCTGAACTGAATGACCAGGAAGGATCTGATGGTTATGCCATGCTCCCGAGTGATGATCGTACACCGGAGAGTGAAGCACTTCTGTCAGAAACGCAGACACTCATTCGTGAGGCCATTGACAGTTTGCCAGCCAAGTATAAGTCCGTTATGATTCTGAGATATTTACAGGACTTGTCGCTACAGGAAATCAGTGACGTGACAGGTATGCCCGTAACAACGATCAAGACACGCGTTCATCGGGGCCGTGATTTTCTACGTAAAAAATTGGAGTATAAGTTATAA
- the ppc gene encoding phosphoenolpyruvate carboxylase, with protein MTETMVTASKSQSNNLLRRDVRFLGNILGEVLVHQGGTELLDIVEKIRETSKSLRAEFLPELYAEFKTMIQELDSDNRHQVIRAFAIYFQLVNIAEQNHRIRRKRDYERSAGDAVQPGSIEKAVQDLKERGLSHTEVEEILDDLSLELVMTAHPTEAMRRVILDIHKRISEDVMSLDNPTLTLREREQLREKLLNEVITLWQTDELRDRKPTVLDEVRNGMYYFHETLFHVLPDVYQELERCLNKFYPDHDWHVPTYLRFGSWIGGDRDGNPSVTSDVTWQTLLMQRKLALREYQRIMIELMGHLSFSTNIIHVSDELVQSIEQDRNSVTLKKVDIWRNEKEPYRIKLAYMIAKLNNVLDENKLGQPDRYHSAQDLIDELMIIDRSLRHHFADYVADTTIRKMIRQVELFGFHTAALDVRQHSKEHENAMSEILAKMNIVEDYARLTEDGKIDLLARLLDDPRPLTSPYHQYTEGTKECLDVFRTIKRAQNEFGNGCITSYLISMTQGASDLLEVMVFAKEVGLFTKGHNGDVVSTLQAVPLFETIDDLHAASDIMQKLFNLPVYRASVKGRNELHEIMLGYSDSNKDGGVVTANWELRVAMNAITAVGNEHGVKLKFFHGRGGALGRGGMPLNRSILAQPPHTIGGGIKITEQGEVISSRYSLQGIAYRSLEQATSALITAALNGLEPQESASERHWDSIIKEISEVSLTKYQDLIFRDPDFFTFFKESTPLPEVGELNIGSRPSKRKNSDKFEDLRAIPWVFAWTQSRYLLPAWYAAGTGLQSYYQDKEENLVVLKEMYASFPFFRTLIDTVQMAVAKADLVIAKEYSAMTSNKEARDRIYGQIEAEFKLTKELILKITGEAEILDDVPVIQESIRLRNPYVDPLSYMQVQLLSELRDMRERGEDDTELLREVLLTINGIAAGLRNTG; from the coding sequence ATGACTGAAACTATGGTAACCGCCAGCAAAAGCCAATCCAACAACCTGCTTCGGCGAGACGTGCGGTTCCTGGGCAATATACTCGGAGAAGTTCTTGTCCATCAAGGCGGCACGGAGCTTCTAGATATCGTTGAGAAGATTCGGGAAACGAGCAAATCGTTGCGTGCAGAATTTTTGCCAGAACTCTATGCAGAGTTCAAAACGATGATCCAGGAATTAGACTCGGACAATCGTCACCAGGTTATTCGGGCTTTCGCTATTTATTTTCAATTAGTTAATATTGCTGAACAAAACCATCGGATCCGGCGTAAACGGGATTATGAACGTTCTGCAGGGGACGCTGTGCAGCCAGGATCGATTGAGAAAGCAGTACAGGATCTTAAGGAACGTGGACTGTCTCATACAGAGGTGGAAGAGATTCTCGACGATTTGTCGTTGGAACTCGTTATGACAGCTCACCCAACCGAAGCCATGCGCCGGGTTATACTGGACATCCACAAGCGGATATCCGAAGATGTCATGTCACTTGATAATCCTACGCTGACGTTGCGTGAACGTGAACAGTTGCGTGAGAAACTGCTGAATGAGGTTATTACACTCTGGCAGACAGATGAACTTCGCGACCGTAAACCGACTGTACTCGATGAAGTGCGGAACGGGATGTATTACTTTCATGAAACGTTGTTCCACGTACTTCCGGATGTATATCAGGAGCTGGAACGCTGCCTGAACAAATTTTATCCTGACCATGACTGGCATGTGCCGACGTATTTGCGGTTCGGTTCCTGGATCGGTGGAGACCGGGATGGAAATCCTTCGGTAACTTCAGATGTAACATGGCAGACGCTGTTGATGCAACGCAAGCTTGCTTTGCGTGAATACCAACGGATTATGATTGAACTTATGGGCCATCTCAGCTTCAGCACAAACATCATTCATGTATCGGATGAGCTGGTGCAGTCGATTGAGCAGGACCGTAATTCTGTTACATTGAAAAAAGTGGATATCTGGCGGAATGAAAAAGAGCCATACCGCATCAAATTGGCCTATATGATTGCCAAGCTGAACAATGTACTGGATGAGAACAAATTAGGTCAGCCTGACCGTTATCATAGCGCACAGGATTTAATTGATGAATTGATGATTATTGATCGAAGTCTGCGCCATCATTTTGCCGATTACGTAGCAGATACGACCATTCGCAAAATGATTCGTCAAGTCGAGTTGTTTGGTTTCCATACTGCAGCATTGGATGTGCGTCAGCACAGTAAGGAACATGAAAATGCGATGTCGGAGATTTTGGCGAAAATGAACATTGTAGAGGATTATGCGCGTCTGACTGAAGACGGTAAAATCGATCTGCTTGCTCGTTTGCTGGATGATCCACGTCCGCTTACTTCTCCTTATCACCAATACACGGAGGGAACCAAAGAGTGTCTGGATGTCTTCCGTACCATCAAGCGTGCCCAGAACGAATTTGGGAACGGCTGTATCACAAGTTACCTGATCAGTATGACGCAGGGCGCAAGTGATTTGCTGGAGGTTATGGTATTTGCCAAGGAAGTGGGCTTATTCACCAAAGGTCACAACGGTGACGTTGTATCTACACTTCAAGCGGTACCGCTGTTTGAAACGATTGATGATCTACATGCGGCTTCGGACATTATGCAGAAGCTGTTCAACCTTCCTGTATACCGCGCAAGCGTAAAAGGACGGAATGAACTACATGAAATCATGCTTGGTTATTCAGACAGTAACAAGGATGGCGGAGTGGTTACAGCCAACTGGGAACTGCGCGTAGCAATGAATGCCATCACGGCTGTAGGTAATGAACACGGCGTTAAGCTGAAGTTCTTCCATGGACGTGGCGGGGCTCTTGGACGTGGCGGCATGCCACTCAACCGCAGTATTCTTGCTCAACCACCGCATACCATTGGTGGAGGCATCAAGATTACGGAGCAGGGAGAGGTTATTTCTTCCCGTTATTCCCTTCAGGGGATTGCATACCGCAGTCTAGAGCAGGCAACTTCGGCTTTGATTACAGCAGCACTCAATGGTCTTGAGCCGCAGGAGTCAGCATCCGAGCGCCATTGGGACAGCATCATCAAAGAGATTTCGGAAGTATCTCTGACGAAATATCAGGATCTGATTTTCCGTGATCCAGACTTTTTCACCTTCTTCAAAGAATCAACGCCGCTTCCGGAGGTTGGTGAGCTGAATATTGGTTCCCGTCCATCCAAGCGTAAAAATAGCGATAAGTTTGAAGATCTGAGAGCGATCCCTTGGGTATTCGCATGGACTCAAAGTCGATATCTGCTTCCGGCATGGTATGCGGCAGGAACAGGATTGCAAAGTTACTATCAGGATAAAGAGGAAAATCTGGTTGTTCTGAAAGAAATGTATGCAAGCTTCCCATTCTTCCGCACATTAATTGATACGGTACAGATGGCCGTAGCCAAGGCAGATCTGGTGATTGCCAAAGAATACTCAGCCATGACTTCGAACAAAGAAGCACGAGATCGCATTTACGGTCAGATCGAAGCCGAATTCAAGCTCACAAAAGAGCTGATTTTGAAAATTACCGGAGAAGCTGAAATTCTGGATGATGTACCGGTTATTCAAGAATCCATTCGTCTTCGTAACCCTTATGTAGATCCGTTGTCCTACATGCAAGTTCAACTTCTGAGCGAGCTCAGAGATATGCGTGAACGTGGTGAGGATGATACGGAACTGCTTAGAGAAGTATTGCTGACAATCAACGGCATCGCTGCAGGACTGCGTAACACAGGTTGA
- the glmS gene encoding glutamine--fructose-6-phosphate transaminase (isomerizing) yields the protein MCGIVGYIGNKNTQSVLVEGLKKLEYRGYDSAGIAVFTPEGLQITKALGRLANLEAKLDGAPLVGNAGIGHTRWATHGKPSDENSHPHTDGSQKFSVVHNGIIENYLDLKDELMAQGHTFTSETDTEVISHLIAREYNGDIVKTVQKVITLLRGAFALGVLTEHEPEKLVAVRQASPLIIGIGEGENFIGSDIPAILEHTRNVYILNDGEMAVLTHDAVELMTIEGNFISREMIRVDWDAVTAEKGGFEHFMLKEIHEQPKAYRDTMLGRIDNEGKKVQLPELKMTEEQIKNIRNVQIIACGTAYHAGLVGRTVIEQLVRIPVETDVASEYRYRSPIVHKDTLVIVVSQSGETADTLAALREAQSNGAHVLAITNVVGSSIARDADDVIATLAGPEIAVASTKAYTSQLIAFNLLGLYLAQVRGTQSAEEIAHTLAAMQALPEQVESMLEQAEAIKGYAEQISKHEHLFFIGRGLDYAVAQEGSLKLKEISYIHSEAYAAGELKHGTLALIEDGIPVIALATQENVLEKTVSNIKEVKARGADVLAITYEEHVAPLLKSVDQAFAIPKTLPLLSPALSVVALQLLAYYASLALGHDVDKPRNLAKSVTVE from the coding sequence ATGTGCGGTATTGTTGGATATATTGGTAATAAGAACACTCAATCGGTATTGGTCGAAGGATTAAAGAAACTCGAGTATCGTGGTTATGATTCTGCAGGTATCGCGGTATTTACACCGGAAGGTCTGCAAATCACGAAAGCTCTTGGTCGTCTTGCGAACCTTGAAGCCAAGCTGGATGGTGCACCACTGGTAGGTAATGCCGGAATCGGACACACACGTTGGGCAACTCATGGTAAACCATCGGATGAGAACTCTCATCCACACACGGATGGAAGCCAGAAGTTCTCTGTTGTGCATAACGGTATTATTGAGAACTACCTGGATCTGAAGGACGAATTGATGGCTCAAGGTCACACGTTCACTTCCGAGACAGATACTGAGGTTATCTCTCACCTGATCGCACGTGAATACAATGGTGATATCGTCAAAACAGTACAAAAAGTGATCACATTGTTGCGTGGCGCATTTGCACTGGGTGTATTGACAGAGCATGAGCCTGAGAAACTCGTAGCTGTGCGTCAAGCAAGCCCATTGATTATTGGTATTGGTGAAGGCGAGAACTTCATTGGTTCCGACATCCCGGCAATTCTGGAACATACACGTAACGTGTACATTCTGAATGATGGTGAAATGGCTGTATTGACACATGATGCTGTCGAATTGATGACGATTGAAGGCAACTTTATTTCTCGGGAAATGATTCGTGTCGATTGGGATGCTGTAACCGCAGAAAAAGGCGGATTCGAGCACTTCATGCTGAAAGAAATTCATGAGCAACCAAAAGCATATCGTGATACTATGCTGGGTCGCATCGATAATGAAGGTAAAAAAGTTCAACTTCCTGAGTTGAAAATGACTGAAGAACAAATTAAAAATATCCGTAACGTTCAAATCATTGCATGTGGTACAGCGTACCATGCAGGTCTGGTTGGACGTACAGTGATTGAGCAATTGGTACGTATTCCGGTTGAAACAGATGTGGCTTCCGAGTACCGTTACCGTTCCCCAATCGTGCACAAAGATACACTTGTAATCGTAGTGAGCCAATCCGGTGAAACTGCCGATACGCTTGCTGCATTGCGTGAAGCACAATCCAATGGTGCGCATGTACTGGCAATCACAAACGTAGTGGGCAGCTCCATTGCACGTGATGCAGATGATGTTATCGCAACATTGGCAGGTCCTGAAATTGCAGTAGCTTCTACCAAAGCGTATACTTCGCAGTTGATTGCTTTCAACTTGCTTGGTCTGTACCTTGCACAAGTTCGTGGTACTCAATCTGCAGAAGAGATTGCACACACACTGGCAGCGATGCAAGCATTGCCTGAGCAAGTGGAATCCATGTTGGAGCAAGCGGAGGCAATCAAAGGATATGCAGAGCAAATCTCCAAACATGAACATCTCTTCTTCATTGGTCGTGGTCTTGACTATGCAGTAGCTCAAGAAGGATCTTTGAAGCTGAAAGAGATCTCTTATATTCACTCCGAGGCGTATGCTGCGGGTGAGTTGAAACACGGTACACTTGCATTGATCGAAGACGGTATCCCTGTTATTGCCCTGGCAACGCAGGAGAACGTACTTGAGAAAACAGTGAGCAACATTAAGGAAGTAAAAGCACGTGGCGCAGATGTATTGGCAATTACGTACGAAGAGCACGTAGCACCATTGCTGAAATCCGTAGACCAAGCGTTTGCGATTCCTAAGACGCTGCCACTGCTTAGCCCTGCTTTGTCTGTAGTTGCGCTGCAATTGCTGGCATACTATGCTTCCCTGGCACTGGGTCATGATGTGGATAAACCACGTAACCTGGCGAAAAGTGTAACGGTTGAGTAA
- a CDS encoding YbbR-like domain-containing protein, whose product MDKWFNNNNFAKILALAVSLLLWFMIHLDEVPTTPTITTGTTNKVVERTVPVQPYGLDSNSYVLTSLSTDEVRLEIKGQRSMLTSIFTNDDYKVLVDLSQVKDGSNTLPLVPDLPSGVEVVSMEPSMVTVNVEKLGTKSFNVNIVPEGEPSAGYSAGTPVIEPSTPVKVTLPEGQLEAVAKVQGSVSVKDAKEDVIQKKVKLQAYDAEGKVLENAIITPQTVEVRVPVNQPYTSVPLRIKYSGQLPEGLVLSTVEPNVKEVSVYGSEDALAGIQSYDQVTLDLTQFDKSGTSTVNVDLTPPSGFEKIEPSSIQIKVTISPFDEAEETTKVFPNVPITLTGAGNGLEGTLVTPKSGGLNLTLTGSASMLEGLSSDDLTLTGDLAGLAVGTHEIKLEADLPRYAKLDESSTALSATVKISEKAEDTTTTPSEDPTDEGTVAPDPSPAEVENGETEPVPDEEETESNTDTQDQGQQGSTSSRGNLNNNNSGTSSKSGANP is encoded by the coding sequence ATGGATAAGTGGTTTAACAATAATAACTTTGCCAAAATACTTGCGCTTGCGGTGAGCCTGCTGCTCTGGTTCATGATTCATCTGGATGAAGTACCAACTACCCCTACGATTACAACAGGGACAACCAACAAGGTTGTGGAACGTACGGTGCCTGTTCAACCTTATGGATTAGACAGCAACAGCTATGTGCTTACTTCATTAAGTACCGATGAGGTCCGGCTGGAGATCAAAGGGCAGCGCTCGATGCTAACATCGATTTTTACGAATGATGACTACAAGGTACTGGTCGATCTGAGTCAGGTGAAAGATGGGTCCAATACACTGCCACTTGTACCTGATTTGCCTTCCGGGGTAGAAGTGGTCAGCATGGAACCTTCCATGGTTACGGTGAACGTAGAAAAATTGGGCACCAAATCCTTCAATGTGAATATTGTACCCGAAGGGGAACCATCCGCCGGATACAGCGCTGGAACGCCCGTAATTGAACCTTCGACGCCGGTTAAGGTAACTCTGCCCGAAGGACAACTCGAGGCTGTAGCGAAGGTCCAGGGCAGTGTGAGCGTGAAAGATGCCAAGGAAGATGTCATACAGAAAAAAGTGAAACTTCAAGCATACGATGCTGAAGGCAAGGTCCTTGAAAATGCGATAATAACGCCTCAAACGGTTGAAGTCCGAGTTCCGGTCAATCAGCCCTATACATCTGTACCCTTAAGAATCAAATATTCGGGACAGCTTCCGGAAGGCCTGGTACTCTCCACGGTAGAGCCAAACGTGAAAGAAGTCTCGGTTTATGGATCAGAGGATGCGCTTGCAGGTATACAGTCCTACGACCAAGTAACCCTTGATCTTACACAGTTTGATAAGTCGGGTACATCGACAGTTAACGTGGACTTGACGCCGCCTTCCGGTTTTGAGAAAATCGAGCCTAGTTCGATTCAGATCAAAGTAACCATATCCCCATTTGACGAGGCAGAGGAGACAACCAAAGTCTTTCCGAACGTCCCCATCACACTTACCGGTGCGGGGAATGGGCTGGAAGGTACACTCGTTACGCCTAAAAGTGGCGGTCTGAACCTTACGCTTACAGGCTCAGCAAGTATGCTTGAGGGTCTGAGTAGTGATGATCTCACGTTAACCGGGGATCTTGCTGGACTTGCGGTCGGAACGCATGAGATCAAGCTTGAAGCCGACCTGCCCCGTTATGCCAAACTGGATGAATCATCCACTGCTTTGAGTGCGACGGTTAAAATTAGTGAAAAGGCTGAAGACACCACAACTACTCCTAGCGAAGATCCGACTGACGAGGGAACGGTAGCACCTGACCCTTCACCAGCCGAGGTCGAAAATGGGGAAACGGAGCCTGTTCCTGATGAAGAAGAAACGGAATCGAATACGGATACTCAGGATCAGGGCCAACAGGGGAGCACAAGCAGTCGAGGTAATTTAAATAATAATAACAGCGGTACTAGCAGTAAAAGTGGCGCGAATCCGTAA